tcatgacgtagctcatgggcgatcaccttgttgaggacttgatttggtgtcattgtgttgatatctttctcatatagaattgtggtcaccaaatcatagtccggccttcggagtgagtgaaggattttgcgaatgagttccaaatcttcaattttcttcacatctaaagagttaatctcattcacaagaatattcaaccgtgagtacatagtttcggcattttcatgatcaagttgcttgaagctattaagtttatcaatgagaatatgatatctttcatttgcaacatcttttgtgccttcatggttctcactaatagttttccataaaacCTTAGCATTTTCGCAAGTAAATACACGGTTGAACACATTTTCACCAAGAGAGTTTAAAATAGAACACTTGGCTATAGCATCattttgcttctcttgttgaccattgcttttagttccttcactcgttactctccaaacatttagaccatttgcttggaggtgtgattgcatcaaaatcttccatcattggaagcccgtgccatcgaaacgtggaggaggtccaagagaatccatcccttcccctaaaagagctaactcactaggcggtgaagcctaaccaatcaagtgagccggtaaatacaaatttgccaatggaattggctttctttgtgagagaagtgagtcccggctctgataccacttgaaaggatcgggtgctctaggctaagagggggagggggtgaattagacactttaaaaaacttagacctatggctccaactagtttgcacaaaacttaaactaaaacaagctatctagatgtgcaactatggttgttctagtgtgaaacccctatcccaaaagagtttagcaacctatagcctttcctatcaagaaactactctatgaaagtaaaggcatataaattgctagaatgaaatgcggaagcttaatgagcgggataggagatagcaaactcttgacgcgggtgtttatcccgtggttcggttagccacaaaggcacacctacatccacgttattgtagcactcactaagagtattgctactcggccaccaattctcttccatgaacacaatcacggtcgccttggccccgggttccactaaggagcttctccacaaaggatggggctttccacgtcccccgcacaaagtttcgtcgccgctccacaccaagtcggagggtcgttgatgttgccggcgagcttcacagctccaaggggccagcgcaccaagctcttcttttggttcactaaagaaccacagcacaaaggctcaaggccttgcaatctcactcactaagagctaatctagcactcacactttacaaggcTAGTGCTaaaggctaaggatatgatcaatgggctcttgtatggcttggagatgatcttgggtgtgtgtgtaacttctagcaactccagcaagcttcaaatggccgggggatgccatatatataggcctccaagtcgtggagcCGTTGATTCAACGGCCAgcaaaaatctgcgtaccatcggatgaaccgatgtctctgcatggggtagcgtcggttcatccggtcactctcagacccgaagtagccgttggttTCTCTGACACAGTTGCAACAGTTCTagggaccatcggttgaaccgatgcttggggtgtcggttcaaccggtcacgcacagcaactggactagccgttgggcctccctcttctgctgacatcaatgcaccgatgctatgctCCGACGCctcgccggttcaaccggtgctgaagacttggctcctgcgcgcttgacatcgtctctggaacatggtacgttgaatgcaccaatgcctatcttgaagccgtcggttcaaccggtgcttcacttgatcttcacatgatctccagaggcgcacagacttgtgccaatagccaggccgtcggatcatccgacaaccatcggatgcaccgatgcctacagcatcggttcttccggtgctactaatttcagtagaactcgtcaaattcagcgtttctttgagttctttcttcgtgttttgctttgcatgccctttttacttcatccctgggatatagaaatattcacttaacaataccattagtcccattaattgcgttgtcattcgatcaccaaaatcactcgaaatgacataaatggtACCATATTCGTTACAGTTGTGTCTGCATGGTTCACCACTCCCCTACCAACCAGTTTTTCACTTACCATCGAAAACGACCGCTCAACCATCTGGATCCATTACATTCCCGGCCACAATGTAAGTTTTCGTCTTTACTTAATTACTCTCTCAGTCAGAGCGAGCGAGTGATCGATCTAGAGAATTGTTCTTTAATCAGATTGCATGCAGCAGGCGACCAGAAGAGATTGATGATGGAGGATCTTGCTGCATTCCATGCCGCCTGCTCCAGCATGCAGCTCCATCCAACTGATCGAGTTTTTAGTCTGAACTCCCAAGCCGCAACGCAAGGCAAAGTGGTAGCAGCATGCATCCCCTGTCGCTACAGCATGGCTTTGGCAGCGCAGGTACAGAGACGAATACGAATAAGGGGCTATTTAACTAGCTAGATTTAATGTGGCAACAAAAAATTAAAAGAGAGTAGTCACTAGTGACGAGCAAATAGCTAGCTATTTTACGTAGTCCAAAAATATTTGAGAGAAGTATATGGgtccaataatataaaatagtcttttttctctctctcgttTCCACATCAACAAACTAAACAGTTAGTACTATCTATTATCATTGCGGACGCCCTAAATGACAGACGGTTGGGGAGCACATGACGAGTCCTGACAGCTCATGGTGGACACAAACAAAACTCAGCAGGTTTGACGGGTTCCGACGTTTGTCAGCGTTGAAATCCTCCTCTGCAGCAGCCAACCACTCCAATTAAACTACCAAGCTACTAGTTCATCAAGTCCACTGTTCGAGAAGAGCATGCATCGCGTTTAGCTTAGATTATTACTAGTAGTCAGGCAGAACATCCCATGAGCTAGAGCTAGGCAGGCATTCCTTTGTAATCGAGTGCTTTATttggaagattttttttttagcaTTGCGTTGGGTCCATCAAGCACTCCTTTACATCCACTGCGTACTAATAATCCTACTGCATTGCTGCCTGCTGGTCAGATGGATGGCTCTTCATCTTTATATTCTTGTTCTTGCCACCAGAGGTCGCTGTCAGGTACAAAGCTCAATTCAAGATCTTTGACATACACGATCGAGCAGAAAAAGTAGTAGTATATATGTAGCAGTAATATATACTTTTTCAGTCATCGAATCCCTCATCCAGAACAAACTGCTGTCGTATTAACCTGTGAAGCTAAAACTGAACCAATCGATTGCTTCTGACCTGTTTCAACTTTGTCTGCTGAAAACTCGTCTATCGGCTCTTCCTTCAACTTCAACattgagctagctagctagcttgaaGAGTGACGGGATTTGTGAGGCCATGGTGGTGTGAGCATGTGGGAGCCATCCACTGTTTATTATTTTAGGCTCCCCATACGCATCAGATCGATGCTCCCAGCAGCATCCCATATACTagttcatgttgtgagtgaTACTACGACGCCTGCTGTTTGACTTGTTGCATTTACCTGCTCCCTCATCCACTTGCATTATTATACTGCTTGTTCAATAATGTACTCTTATAAATACTGATCTGAAACATCCTAGCTAGCTACCATTTCCAAACTATCTCTAGCTAAACAAGCATTTGAGCTTGGACCACCTCCTTGTCTGTCGATCGCTTCATTATTATTCCCtttgacacatgcatgcagGGATATAGTATGGCTGGTCCCATCATCAGATCCAGCTCGCTCAGAGATGAGCAAGGGGTTTTCGTTCACGCCCAAAAAAGATTCCGATCCCATGCGAGCCCCAGAGGCCAGAGACTTGTTTTCTGCATGCCTTGTGCTCCTGGTTTTCTCTCATGCATTATGCATACTCCCTGCTGTACATGCTAGCATCATGCTCTAACCGCAACGTTGTCGTTGCACGTCAGCATGGCATCACCTAGTGATCTGGGCGTGTTCGATGTGAAAGTTGATGaaaaattttagtttttttttcctttggggTTTGATATGATCTGAACATGCAGATATAGCAGTTTCAGCAAGTTGACTTGCGCCTGccagcctgcctgcctgcaGTACGATAAACAAAAATATATGCATGCAGGCGACAGAGCGAGTCGACAAACAGGCGGCACGAGAAACAAAGGGGCATCGTCAGCGATCGATTCAGCATCCTGACTGCAACGGCTTTTGACTTTGGAGGGGGGAGGCAGCAGTTGGTTGGAATCTGGTGGACCTCCTTGTTGGTTTCCCAGAGGTCAGATGCCTGCCTGCCTGATTGCTTGCCCCTGCATAGCCTTCCTGACGTTTTTCTGCAGATCAATGCATGTACCTTTGCACTGAAATTTCAGAAAAGGCTTCAAGCTTCCTTGTCTTGGTGAGGAATGGAGCGGCTTGTATCTGCTATGAGACCTTCTATGGCTTCTTCCAGATCCCTGGTTGTTGGTAAATCATCCAGAATTAAGTTTTATCCAGGTCTCGCAGGTTGTAAACGCCATTTCGCTTCCTGAAGAGCTTCCTCCTTTTCAGGCACTTGTGCAGCCATGAGTTTAGGCTGCAGATCGAGGTAGTATGCCTTAGCTTGTGGGACGCCATCCAGTTTTGGAAGTTGGAACATAATTTTGTCAGCTCCACCAAGAGCCGATGTGCAGCTTGGCATCGACTACATTGGCTTTGATGGCAATCGAGCATTGTGGCCCACATCCTAGGGAAAGTACTGCAGGCAGAACGAATTCTCCATCAGATTAGATGTGAAAAGAATCAGAATATAAATAAACATGTAAACAAATGCAGGTTGCCTATTGTTATACAGTGCATGTTTAATGAAAAATGTCTCGCAGTGTACCTAATGTAGTGACACTCGTATACATCACACACCCGGCCATATGTAACGTGTTAAAATGCACAGAGAAAACATATTTTTACATAGATTGATCGACTCCGATGTAGAGAAACATGCCATCCAACTAGTGAATCTTCAATTTTCTtagaaatgaagtctattttctGAACAGACACTACGGAGTATATATATTAATTCGATTCCAGTAGTCATCCTACTTCCTGTATGTAGATGGCCTAACAGCCATGGCCCatgggccatggccggcgcgacTCTCGAATTGAGCCAGCGGCCCATTCCATTCTACTACGTACTGAGCTGGCCCATCAtctgtttggtttggtttgtgctacgctaataaataatattattttgaccactaattacatgtattaaatgaagtctaattataaaaccaccTTTATAATCCTGCACTACTTCGCAAGATAAATCCAATGAGGCCTTTGATcacacgattagaggatgttactgtagcatactgtagccaatcatggactaattaccatcattagattcgtcgcaaaaaaattacaccatctttgaaaagattttgcaaataaacttcatttagtactctatgtatgGAAAATAAATTTGTGCTAGGGGTTAGCACAAAGCAACCAAGGCTTCAGAACCAGCCGCCGCCAGCTGTTTGTTAATCGCATTCCCAATTAGTGCAATCAAATCAAATGCCAACCGAGCCGACCGTTGCGTTGCGAGCCATCATCCCCAATTCCCCATCCATCCGTCCATGTTCCAGATTCACACCGCCCGGGGGGTTTGCCTCTTGCTTCTTCTCTACGGAGTACTCCGCCGCTGCTCCGGTCTCCAGGGGTCGAGGTTTGCGATTTCTCCTTCGGCTTTAGTTCCTGTTGGAGTTGATGCGGCATGGCATGCGGGGGTTCTGGATTCGGGTTTTTCGTCATTGGTACGCCGGGATCCAGGATCCAAGGACCAAGGGGAGACTCCTTGGTTCAGTTGTCGCTGCTGATTCTGGATTGAAGGTTGGGTTGGGCGGTTCGGTGTCCTAGCATCATACAAATATccttgccttttcttttctcttctcgTGTGTTGCTGGTGGCCCTGCCTCTAACTTGTTCGACTGATTTCCTACTGGACCTACTCTCATGCGGGGATGGGCGTTTCAGTTTCTTTAATTTTCCCCGACTCTTCCTGCTAATATTTTTGCTTCGTTTCCGGCTACTTCGTCAAGAAAAGGATTTGCTATCTTGTTATTCTGCTGTGCAGCTTGCTACCTCATGTCACGTGTTCCATAGTTTACTCTTTGCTGACCAAGATCCAATCCATGCAGGAACTCAACTTCTGGGAAATCTGTGAATCTTCCACACTTCTGAAACGTGACAAGATTCTTTTTCTTTGGGTCCTCCACTGCAAATGCGGCTGACAAAAATGGGACACCGGGCAATGACAGCAGGACCGAGCATAAAAATACACTGGACCTAggagatcaaacggaggttcacCGCTCCTTGTcacacattctctatattcttttttttttcaaataacggagcgctgccctaagAAAAACGCTAGGTTTCTTGCACCGACGACCTActggagttgtgcccttctctccagaaggacaacgatcaccccaccgccgccactccctccagctgctgaagccatattttactagaaaatacttttatttttcacaaaattataaattcttacaattacaatgcaaatattatttactattacaattacaatgatcagattaattactcttgcaaataataatgaaaacatataaaaaagacgaaatctctaattaattgaaagaaatctcaataactcctaattattttgatacCCCTCAGTTCtaggagaacactcttttcaatattcAGAAatctctagaagaaaaaaactttatttcagaaaatgtatatgtcggtaacctcgaccaTGTGGTGATGACACTgactttcggggggacacggtgctgTACAAGTACGTCATCAACAGGCCAGTCGCAACACCAATATTTACGATTGATAGGAatacagcacttggcacaggcagcatgctcgttgatatgctctcagtgcaacaacggccacgctgtGTTCGTATTAACCGCAAGTGCTGGTGTCGCGACCAGCCATTGGTGACGTGCTTATAACGCATCATGTATCCCCAAAATGTAGTGCCACCACCGttgaatggagattaacgacgtatacttgtttcgaaataaagattttttaatcttctagatggtttcggTGTGATCATGAacgaatacatcactagagtgtcaaaataattcattcataatacaaaaaattctaatatactcatttcattaattcattcattaatacaaaaatcaactatccacaatatggtcatatatacaagtaaatcacatgaagtgtctatactcattctaaaaatttctactatccacatactcatttaaatataaaagaaaatcacacctacatatgctaTCAAAatatccaagaaatgagctacacattttctctatttctaaagcatgaaatgagctacacaagccaaggaagaagagaaaaacaagccccaaacctttagcgccgatggatagACGGAGGAATCAAATATCTTCATAAATGTGGtaaagaaatgagcaagaactcccttctcccgagccaagaacagcaagaacaagtgagttgaatggctcgggcgggaggagagggaagggagtaAGGGGGCCAAagagttttgtcccggttggagacaccaaccgggacaaaaggagggctttttatcccggttggtggctccgaCCTTTTGTTCCGTTTGGAGCTATCAACCGGAATAAAAGGCTCCCCTTTTATttcggttggtgcctccaaccgggacaaaaggctcctgTCGTCCCGCTGGCCCGACTagtcgttggacccgggacaaaagtcacATATTATCCCGAGCCCAAAGACAGTCGAGACAAAAGGGCTAGAACAAatgcctgttctgtagtagggACTTCTGTGGACGTGTTTGCCCCTAGCTTGGtcggcgcgctcgccgcccGTTTACATCGCTCCGCATTAATCGCGCCGCCCTAGCTTGATCAGATTAattactcttgcaaataataatgaaaacatataaaaaagacgaaatctctaattaattgaaagaaatctcaataactcctaattattttgatacCCCTCAGTTCtaggagaacactcttttcaatattcAGAAatctctagaagaaaaaaactttatttcagaaaatgtatatgtcggtaacctcgaccaTGTGGTGATGACACTgactttcggggggacacggtgctgTACAAGTACGTCATCAACAGGCCAGTCGCAACACCAATATTTACGATTGATAGGAatacagcacttggcacaggcagcatgctcgttgatatgctctcagtgcaacaacggccacgctgtGTTCGTATTAACCGCAAGTGCTGGTGTCGCGACCAGCCATTGGTGACGTGCTTATAACGCATCATGTATCCCCAAAATGTAGTGCCACCACCGttgaatggagattaacgacgtatacttgtttcgaaataaagattttttaatcttctagatggtttcggTGTGATCATGAacgaatacatcactagagtgtcaaaataattcattcataatacaaaaaattctaatatactcatttcattaattcattcattaatacaaaaatcaactatccacaatatggtcatatatacaagtaaatcacatgaagtgtctatactcattctaaaaatttctactatccacatactcatttaaatataaaagaaaatcacacctacatatgctaTCAAAatatccaagaaatgagctacacattttctctatttctaaagcatgaaatgagctacacaagccaaggaagaagagaaaaacaagccccaaacctttagcgccgatggatagACGGAGGAATCAAATATCTTCATAAATGTGGTAAAGAAATGAGCAAAAACTCCcttctcccgagccaagaacagcaagaacaagtgagttgaatggctcgggcgggaggagagggaagggagtaAGGGGGCCAAagagttttgtcccggttggagacaccaaccgggacaaaaggagggctttttatcccggttggtggctccgaCCTTTTGTTCCGTTTGGAGCTATCAACCGGAATAAAAGGCTCCCCTTTTATttcggttggtgcctccaaccgggacaaaaggctcctgTCGTCCCGCTGGCCCGACTagtcgttggacccgggacaaaagtcacATATTATCCCGAGCCCAAAGACAGTCGAGACAAAAGGGCTAGAACAAatgcctgttctgtagtagggACTTCTGTGGACGTGTTTGCCCCTAGCTTGGtcggcgcgctcgccgcccGTTTACATCGCTCCGCATtaatcgcgccgccgcctcgtaaAACAAGCGCAGTAATCACACCGCCTCAGTAATCGCACGCATGCTCCTTCTACAGCAGCGCGCCGCTTAAAACGCTCCCCTGTTCGGCTCTTCGCTCACCCGCAGCACTCCTCCCGCAGCGCGCCGCTTCAAGCTAAAAAATGGATGCAAACGCGCGCGCGAACGGCAAAAAGAATGAGCAGCGGCATGCAACACACCTAAAGGCTAAAGAAACCGCGCAGCAAGCCAGGCATGCAACACACCCAAACATGATCCACCGGCAAAACCGCTACAGTCCCATGTAAAATCGCATCAACCAAAAAAATGTGCCTGCGAAGGAACTCGAACCCTGTACACAGGCCTTGGATCATGTACTCCAACCCAGCTACAATGATTATTGTATAAGAAAATACGCTCACACCTATTTAATAAAGGCAGACAGGGAAAAATACCACCAAATCACTCCTTGGTAAGCACAATTATGTCCTAAACGACTTGTTTTATGGTTATGGAGAGAGTATGCCATCTTTACCCACATGTCATTAACTCATGcaaccccacatgtcagtgagatAAAATTTGATGATTGATATGAACTCCTATGCAAAGTTGCAAGTAGTATTCAATAAGAGCAAACGAGAGGTAAATAAATTATTAAATACATCTCTTCTgttaatgtaaattttttttaaaaaattaaataaaaaactagctaTCCCGGGCCACCTCGCTAGTTGTTTAATGGATGAACATCGCAAAAACATCCGCGCTAGTGCTGCAGTCACCGTCTAGCGACAGCACTCTCCCGCTCACACGCACACACGCGGCTGCTACTGTACCGGCGGGCGAAGTCGCCAGTGCTAGCGGCAACTGTTGGGGGAGGTCTTAGGGCGGCGGGAGTAGCTAGCTAACTAGGGGATTAATTAGCACGGTTGGTGCAAGACGGACATGATCTTACTTTAAATACCCAAAAGATGTGTTTCTATAAAGCATTTATTTTCCCCCTAAATTATTATTTCAAATACACCACAAAATATAAGAAAGAGAAATATAAAAAGATTGCATCCGTGTCTAGACCATAAACATAATAAAATAAGAAATTGAAAGTAGTACAAACGAATTACAAAGATATAAACAAAACTATTTGCAagtaaaaaaaattccaaaatatTCAGAAATAAACTAGCTACACATGCTATTTGGGCGGCAcctaggtcttgtttagatgcactcaaaattctaaattttataagatttcacatcacatcgaatctttaaacacatgcatgaagtattaaatgtagttaaataaaataactaattatacagtttgactataatttacgagacgaatcttttgagcctagttaacccatgacgggacaataattaccaaatacaaacaaaaatgctacagtattttACACCCAAAATTTTCCGCATCTCAACAAAGCCCTAGTTCTAAATgatcttttatatatatatatacactcaAGGCAATGCTTGTTGCCTTGTCCGTCGTCGGTCCCCAATTAAGCAGCAAGAGATCCATCCACGATCGACCATGCAGATGGCGGGCGTGAGGACGGCgttgctcctcctccctcccgtgcCGCTagtcgtcctcctcgtcatGGCGGTGCGCAAGCTGAGAGCGTCGTCCggcagctcgtcgtcgtcgttgcgGTCCTGCCTCGCGGTGGGCGAGCTGCCGGTGGCGCTGTataggaggagcggcggcggcggcggcgagaaagaGTTGGTGTAGGGAAACGGATAGGCTATGCTAGCATCACTatcgcataaacccaagatatttgcgagtagaagatcatagatcgttatcactagacgcgcagcgcagcggaagaagtcgcgcgtcgatgtagaggaagtagtcgatcacgtcccacgaaccgagctcctcgtacttgatcccagcagccgatcagcgcagcagtcgcagcagcgcctccacggagtccacacgtacgaggatgaaacgccgggcgtcggtgtgctagcaccgcacgcacggcaagggcggcggccgagagagagggaggggcggcggctagggaggtggcgcggctcaggtcttcgcccccctagcccctccctcatatatatagggcgtactaatatgcttctatctcataggcccattagtaactctaatccctcttggatcaatatccacttgggcctttaaaccatattgtgatgatgggctcttggacATATCACTAACAGTTGGAGCGGGAGCAGGATGCTGCGGTGTGCGTGTTCTGCCTGAGCGGCATCGAGGAGGGGTCGGAGGTGAGGGAGCTCGAGTGCCGGCACCTCTTCCACCGGGGCTGCCTCGACCGGTGGCTGCTGGCGGCGCGGCCGCTGGCGACGTGCCCGCTCTGCCGGTGCCGCCTCGTGCCATCTCCGGAGTACGAAGAGGGGGAGTCGGAGTCGGACATGATGCTGTTCATGGCGTGCGTGCACGGCTGCAGCAGCTGGTTGTGGCCGTCGTGATCATCGTGTGGCTGTGGTATGGGCTCATCATACGTCGCgctcctgcctgcctgcctgcgctCCGACGTGTGTCTGCTTGGGACGGATCACACACAGTTCTTCAGTTGTGCGTGCTGCCCATTCAGTTGTTCAGTTTTTAAACCTCGATCAGTAATTCCTTCTCCCTCGATTTTTACGACTGATTATGCAATTTGCAAATTTGGTTCAAAAAATGGTGGTATCACTCGTTTTCCCCTCTTCTTTTAGAAtgaactaggcgtatagcctgcgcatttgcgcggctagtattgaaaattcaaaaattcgcaTGTCGTTGTATACTtaaaattatactattttttaccatacatcatactatttattatcgtaaattatgtcttattattggttaaaataattcaaatatgatctacatGTAATAACAATTAGATTTGTTgaactttaataatattatgcatatgattattcttatttttgttttattttgattagttgttgttagctttagtttttattaatagtatatgtttataACTAACATATAGCTAAAaggttttttatatttaatttttcataatgacactggtatgtgatttttaattaggcataggGATATTTTAGgctatttttatcataatgacagtggtggataatttttatttttttatttttctcagaTTAATGTGAAAATTTCTAGGCTTTGAGAATAAacatggaggctccgtttgttggccaaataataataGAATAttttcatcagattcgcagctCACCACGGGCCATGGTTGCCGGGACCCTTGGGCCGCTTTTCATCAGGCAGGCACGCAGGCTATGCGTCTCCTGAAGGCCCACGGGCTTGCTAGCTATGCCGCTTTTCAGTTCCGAATTTGAGATGCAAACCTTCGTGTTGAAGGCAGGCAGTTCATTCTTGATCTGCAAACAACTGTGCACTAGACATGCATCCTACTTTGACCAACAACTGCAAACACGAGAGATCTTGATCTGCACAAGCATCAAGCATGGAAGGAAGCATTGCtttcattgcattgcattgcattgcatgcagCACAATCTGCACTGCTACTGCAGACAGAGGCACAGAGCAGAGTTGGTTCGTACACATGCAGACACCAGCCCTCCAACTATCCAAGCACAGACCCAACCAACCCATCATCTCATTTTTAGAAGGTCGCTGAATTCCTTCGCCGGAGCGGCTGCTTCGCCTCCTCCGGCtgggccaccggccgccgctcaTGCTCCGGCTGGTGCACCGGCCGTTGCTCATGCTCCGGTGGCGGCTCCAGCGGTGGCAGCATCTGCAACCAATGCAACCCAACACATCGTTAGCTCCGCAGACAGAGACAGATGAGGAGACCCTTGTACC
This portion of the Panicum virgatum strain AP13 chromosome 2N, P.virgatum_v5, whole genome shotgun sequence genome encodes:
- the LOC120662978 gene encoding RING finger protein 150-like, yielding MQMAGVRTALLLLPPVPLVVLLVMAVRKLRASSGSSSSSLRSCLAVGELPVALYRRSGGGGGEKELLEREQDAAVCVFCLSGIEEGSEVRELECRHLFHRGCLDRWLLAARPLATCPLCRCRLVPSPEYEEGESESDMMLFMACVHGCSSWLWPS